Proteins encoded within one genomic window of Haematobia irritans isolate KBUSLIRL chromosome 5, ASM5000362v1, whole genome shotgun sequence:
- the LOC142240097 gene encoding odorant receptor 59a-like → MQLRQTKDVGQQLDSVYGLKYLWWNFSIIGIHPPAVAKAHPVWHFLYLVYAVVINFVAGFCLPATMLANLMLVKSVQEVIGNLSLSITIAVSMTKELAILYNRRLLLKANDYLEQLDKRCNPHASDRANIFTAVRLCHWFYAVYISFYGFCALGFAYIGWANHQLVYNAWFPTIFVSEQKNYLAAYIFQNLSQTFTVFQNGNNDMYPLCYITLMIYHLRSLADRVQRIGKDTKLSEDENVMELRRCIQDHKNIQA, encoded by the coding sequence ATGCAATTGAGACAGACCAAAGATGTGGGCCAACAATTAGACTCTGTCTATGGTCTGAAATATCTTTGGTGGAATTTCTCCATCATTGGTATTCATCCACCAGCGGTAGCAAAGGCCCACCCTGTCTGGCATTTCTTGTACTTGGTGTATGCAGTGGTAATTAATTTTGTGGCAGGCTTCTGTCTCCCAGCCACTATGTTGGCCAATCTGATGCTGGTGAAGTCAGTGCAGGAAGTCATTGGAAATCTTTCGTTGAGCATAACCATTGCTGTGTCTATGACCAAGGAATTGGCCATACTGTATAATCGTCGCTTACTCCTGAAGGCCAACGATTATTTGGAACAATTGGATAAGCGTTGCAATCCTCATGCCTCGGATCGTGCGAATATCTTTACGGCCGTACGCTTGTGTCATTGGTTTTACGCGGTGTATATCTCATTCTATGGATTTTGTGCTTTGGGTTTTGCCTACATTGGATGGGCCAATCATCAGTTGGTCTATAATGCCTGGTTTCCGACGATATTTGTGAGTGAACAGAAAAATTATTTGGCTGCTTACATCTTTCAAAATTTGTCGCAAACATTCACTGTTTTCCAAAATGGCAACAATGACATGTATCCCTTGTGCTACATTACTCTGATGATATACCATTTGCGGAGTCTGGCCGATCGTGTGCAGCGTATTGGTAAGGATACAAAATTGTCCGAGGATGAGAATGTGATGGAGTTGAGGCGTTGCATACAGGATCATAAGAATATTCAAGCGTAA